In one window of Candidatus Sulfuricurvum sp. RIFRC-1 DNA:
- a CDS encoding OsmC family protein — protein sequence MKITVAHQSEMKFEAKTEKSSFIIDCPQISPIEYFLSGIIGCSATDVVMLPKQQGYEVKNLEVSGEVVRNESAPRKFNTLHLEYRFDSNADDTLAARWVMASLETYCSTINTIRDSTVITYTIIHNGNVIRENESMISGGGSAVDFGALQGCNA from the coding sequence ATGAAAATTACCGTTGCTCATCAGAGTGAAATGAAGTTTGAAGCCAAAACTGAAAAAAGCAGTTTTATCATCGATTGCCCTCAAATTTCTCCGATCGAATATTTTTTAAGCGGGATTATCGGATGCAGTGCAACCGATGTGGTGATGCTCCCTAAACAGCAGGGGTATGAGGTTAAAAATCTTGAAGTATCCGGCGAAGTGGTTCGTAACGAGTCTGCACCGCGCAAGTTCAATACTCTTCACCTTGAATACCGTTTTGACTCCAATGCAGACGATACCCTTGCGGCACGCTGGGTGATGGCGAGTTTGGAGACCTATTGTTCAACGATTAACACGATTCGTGACAGTACGGTGATTACCTACACGATCATCCATAACGGTAATGTCATTCGTGAAAATGAATCAATGATCAGCGGTGGCGGAAGTGCCGTTGATTTCGGTGCGTTGCAAGGGTGTAATGCGTAA
- a CDS encoding histidine triad nucleotide-binding protein yields the protein MCIFCKIINKEIPSNTVAENEEFYAFHDINPKAPVHILAIPKAHYNSFNDVPGDVMGRMSTFMQEVAKACGIEESGYRIISNIGENGGQEVGHLHFHILGGAKLKWGHFADADPKDFF from the coding sequence ATGTGCATTTTCTGCAAAATAATCAATAAAGAAATCCCTTCCAATACCGTTGCCGAAAACGAAGAATTTTATGCCTTTCATGACATTAATCCTAAAGCACCCGTTCATATATTGGCGATTCCAAAAGCCCATTATAATAGTTTTAACGATGTCCCTGGCGATGTTATGGGAAGAATGTCGACATTTATGCAAGAGGTTGCCAAAGCGTGCGGAATTGAGGAGAGCGGCTACCGTATCATCAGCAATATCGGAGAAAACGGAGGGCAAGAGGTAGGGCATCTACACTTTCATATCCTCGGCGGAGCGAAGCTCAAATGGGGCCATTTTGCGGATGCGGATCCAAAAGATTTTTTTTAA